The proteins below come from a single Serpentinimonas raichei genomic window:
- the hemH gene encoding ferrochelatase — translation MPMQTEPPYSHDQSPKTGLLLCNLGTPTAPTAAALRPYLAQFLSDPRVVELPRLLWWPILHGVVLRLRPRKSAAKYASIWLPDGSPLKVWTERQAKLLQGYLGERGHHVQVRWAMRYGQPSVASGLDALKAAGCTRILVLSAYPQYSAATTASVADAVFAWGRTVRNLPELRLVRNYHDQPEYIAALAASVRRHWQAHGRPNVLLLSFHGMPARTLEKGDPYHCECHKTARLLAEALGLSADQYRVTFQSRFGRAKWLQPYTEPTLIELARSGVDRVDAICPGFSCDCIETLEEINLEARSAFLQAGGKAFHYIPCLNDSHEGMQALTALCEQHLLGWPTRLPPDPSACAHSRQRALSMGAKS, via the coding sequence ATGCCCATGCAAACCGAACCCCCCTATTCCCATGATCAAAGCCCAAAAACCGGGCTTTTGTTGTGCAACCTCGGCACCCCCACCGCCCCCACCGCCGCGGCGCTGCGCCCTTATCTGGCGCAGTTTTTGAGCGACCCGCGGGTGGTCGAACTGCCGCGCTTGCTCTGGTGGCCGATTTTGCACGGCGTGGTGCTGCGGCTGCGGCCGCGCAAGTCAGCCGCCAAGTACGCCAGCATCTGGCTGCCCGATGGCTCGCCGCTCAAGGTCTGGACCGAACGCCAGGCCAAGCTGCTGCAGGGCTACTTGGGTGAGCGCGGGCACCACGTGCAGGTGCGCTGGGCCATGCGCTACGGCCAGCCGTCGGTGGCCAGCGGGCTCGATGCGCTCAAGGCCGCCGGTTGCACGCGCATTCTGGTGCTGTCCGCCTACCCCCAGTACAGCGCCGCCACCACCGCCAGCGTGGCCGACGCCGTATTTGCTTGGGGGCGCACGGTGCGCAACCTGCCTGAGCTGCGGCTGGTGCGCAACTACCACGACCAGCCCGAATACATAGCCGCGTTGGCGGCCTCGGTGCGCAGGCACTGGCAGGCACACGGACGCCCCAACGTGCTGCTGCTGAGCTTTCACGGCATGCCGGCGCGCACGCTCGAAAAAGGCGACCCCTACCACTGCGAATGCCACAAAACCGCGCGCCTGCTGGCCGAGGCGCTGGGCCTGAGCGCCGACCAGTACCGGGTCACCTTTCAGTCGCGTTTCGGCCGCGCCAAGTGGCTACAACCCTACACCGAACCCACGCTGATCGAACTGGCGCGCAGCGGTGTGGATCGGGTGGACGCGATCTGCCCCGGCTTCTCCTGCGACTGCATCGAGACACTGGAGGAAATCAACCTCGAAGCCCGCAGCGCTTTCCTTCAAGCCGGCGGCAAGGCGTTTCATTACATCCCCTGCCTCAACGACAGCCACGAGGGCATGCAAGCCTTGACCGCATTGTGCGAACAGCATCTGTTGGGCTGGCCCACTCGGCTGCCGCCCGACCCCAGCGCCTGCGCGCACAGCCGCCAGCGCGCTTTGAGCATGGGCGCCAAAAGCTGA
- a CDS encoding phasin family protein — protein MLTAEQMIAAHKAQIETLFGLTQTAFEGVERLLELNLQATRAALSESSNNAQALLSVKDAQELMALQAALMQPLAEKTAAYSRQLVEIAAGTGSGLARLAQAQGAEAQQKFMAVVDNVARNAPAGSETAVVVMKNAVASANTAMETVQRAVKQATEVAQSNFQNMSDSALATAKATPTPGGTKR, from the coding sequence ATGTTGACCGCCGAGCAAATGATTGCTGCCCACAAAGCCCAGATCGAAACCCTCTTTGGCCTTACCCAGACCGCCTTTGAGGGCGTCGAGCGCTTGCTGGAGCTCAACCTGCAAGCCACCCGGGCGGCGCTGTCCGAATCGTCCAACAACGCGCAAGCCTTGCTCAGCGTCAAGGACGCCCAGGAGCTGATGGCCTTGCAAGCCGCGCTGATGCAGCCCTTGGCCGAAAAAACCGCTGCCTACAGCCGCCAGTTGGTTGAAATCGCGGCCGGTACCGGCTCGGGCTTGGCGCGCTTGGCGCAAGCCCAAGGTGCCGAGGCCCAACAAAAATTCATGGCCGTGGTGGACAACGTGGCGCGCAACGCGCCGGCTGGCTCTGAAACGGCTGTGGTGGTGATGAAAAATGCCGTGGCCTCGGCCAACACCGCCATGGAAACGGTGCAGCGTGCCGTCAAGCAGGCCACCGAGGTGGCGCAATCCAATTTCCAAAACATGAGCGATTCGGCCTTGGCGACCGCCAAGGCCACCCCGACCCCGGGTGGCACAAAACGCTGA
- a CDS encoding patatin-like phospholipase family protein has product MENFTDDATGADATRLGGLSRRAAAAGMLLALAGCGTLGVGPAPVPAPPTPAPLRPPRLGLALGGGAARGFAHIGVIQVLEREGIRPALVAGTSAGSLVAVLYASGMNGQQLEQAALEMEEVTITDWSLPLFNRGLLRGEALARMVNRMVQNRPLQELALPVGVLATDLGSGAGVLFRRGDSGLAVRASSAVPGVFTPVSIAGRDYVDGGLVAPVPVEQARAMGAERVLAVDISSALSEGYATDALRVLLRTFTIMGQSINRLALAGADTVVRPDLAGMGSADFGVRQQAIAAGRAAMEHMLPQLRQHLRPIAAA; this is encoded by the coding sequence ATGGAAAATTTCACAGATGACGCGACGGGTGCGGACGCGACTCGGTTGGGTGGCCTGAGCCGGCGCGCTGCGGCTGCCGGGATGCTGCTCGCGCTGGCCGGTTGCGGGACCTTGGGCGTGGGCCCGGCGCCCGTGCCTGCGCCACCCACCCCGGCCCCGTTGCGCCCGCCGCGACTGGGCTTGGCGCTCGGAGGTGGCGCGGCACGCGGTTTTGCCCACATTGGCGTGATTCAGGTGTTGGAGCGCGAGGGCATACGGCCGGCGCTGGTGGCCGGCACCTCGGCCGGCAGCCTGGTGGCGGTGCTCTACGCCAGCGGCATGAACGGGCAACAGTTGGAACAGGCCGCACTGGAGATGGAGGAGGTGACCATCACCGACTGGTCGCTGCCGCTGTTCAACCGCGGCCTGCTGCGCGGCGAGGCGCTGGCGCGCATGGTCAACCGCATGGTGCAAAACCGGCCCTTGCAGGAGCTGGCGCTGCCGGTGGGTGTGCTGGCCACCGACCTGGGCAGCGGCGCCGGGGTGCTGTTTAGGCGTGGCGACAGCGGGCTGGCGGTGCGCGCCTCCAGCGCCGTGCCGGGGGTGTTCACGCCGGTATCAATTGCCGGGCGCGACTACGTGGATGGCGGGCTGGTGGCGCCGGTGCCGGTGGAGCAGGCGCGCGCCATGGGCGCCGAGCGGGTTCTGGCGGTGGACATTTCCAGCGCCCTCAGCGAAGGGTATGCCACCGATGCCCTGCGCGTGCTGCTGCGCACCTTCACCATCATGGGCCAGAGCATCAACCGGCTGGCGCTGGCCGGGGCCGATACCGTGGTGCGGCCCGATTTGGCGGGCATGGGCAGCGCCGACTTTGGCGTGCGGCAACAAGCCATTGCCGCCGGGCGCGCCGCCATGGAACACATGCTGCCCCAGCTCAGGCAACACCTGCGCCCCATTGCGGCGGCGTAA
- a CDS encoding Fe(3+) ABC transporter substrate-binding protein — MRKTLTLALSALTISALAGTAIAQDRVLNLYSARHYQSDELIFAEFTRTTGIRINQVQADDAGIMARLRAEGAASPADVVLLVDAARLALADSQGMFRPIQSAALNAAIPPNLRAAATPQGVTWYGFSTRARVIAFDPARVRPEQIATYEQLSDPALRGMICSRSGSHPYNLTLFAAMIERHGEARTETWLRGVVANLGRAPVGGDTDQIRAVASGECAIGITNSYYAARLMRSARPEDRAVMERVRLLHPNQATSGTHMNVAGGAVARHTRQPEMAQQFMEFLATPFAQRTFADANNEFPAARGVTIDNPALRALGGASGAFKQDELPLGDVARHLTTAQRLLDRTGFR, encoded by the coding sequence CTGCGCAAAACCCTGACCTTAGCCTTGAGCGCGCTCACGATCTCAGCCCTTGCCGGCACGGCCATCGCCCAAGATCGGGTGCTCAACCTGTATTCTGCCCGCCACTACCAGTCGGATGAGCTGATCTTCGCCGAGTTCACGCGCACCACCGGCATACGCATCAACCAGGTGCAGGCCGACGACGCCGGCATCATGGCCCGCCTGCGTGCCGAAGGCGCGGCCTCTCCGGCTGACGTGGTGCTGCTGGTCGATGCCGCCCGGCTGGCGCTGGCCGACAGCCAAGGCATGTTCCGCCCGATCCAATCCGCCGCGCTCAACGCCGCCATCCCGCCCAACCTGCGCGCCGCCGCCACCCCGCAAGGCGTGACATGGTACGGCTTTTCGACCCGGGCGCGCGTGATCGCCTTTGACCCGGCGCGTGTGCGCCCCGAGCAAATCGCCACCTATGAGCAACTGAGCGACCCGGCCCTGCGCGGCATGATCTGCTCGCGCTCGGGCTCGCACCCCTACAACCTGACGCTGTTTGCTGCGATGATCGAGCGCCACGGCGAAGCACGCACCGAAACGTGGCTGCGCGGCGTGGTGGCCAACTTGGGCCGTGCACCGGTGGGCGGCGACACGGATCAGATTCGCGCCGTGGCTTCCGGCGAATGCGCCATCGGCATCACCAACAGCTACTACGCAGCGCGCCTGATGCGCTCGGCCCGCCCCGAAGACCGTGCCGTGATGGAGCGCGTGCGCCTGCTGCATCCCAACCAAGCCACCAGCGGCACGCACATGAACGTGGCCGGCGGTGCCGTGGCACGCCACACCCGCCAGCCTGAAATGGCGCAGCAGTTCATGGAGTTCTTGGCTACGCCGTTTGCGCAGCGCACCTTTGCCGATGCCAACAACGAGTTCCCGGCCGCCCGTGGCGTGACCATCGACAACCCGGCCCTGCGCGCCTTGGGCGGTGCATCCGGCGCCTTTAAGCAAGACGAACTGCCGCTGGGCGACGTGGCGCGGCACCTGACGACGGCGCAGCGTCTGCTGGACCGCACCGGTTTTCGTTAA
- a CDS encoding 3-hydroxyacyl-CoA dehydrogenase: protein MQIEGKVFIVTGGASGLGEGTARHLSSLGGRVLLADLKVEAGQALAAEIGAEFMPCDVSSEADGQAVVQRACELGYLAGLVNCAGIAAAEKTVGKNGPHELALFAKTLQVNLLGSFNMIRLAAAAMSRNAPEPSGERGVLISTASVAAYDGQIGQAAYAASKGGVVGMTLPIARDLARNGIRNMTIAPGIFGTPMLFGMPQEVQDALAASVPFPSRLGRPLDYARLVQHIIENEMLNGEVIRLDGAIRLPPR from the coding sequence ATGCAGATCGAAGGCAAGGTATTCATCGTCACCGGCGGCGCATCGGGCTTGGGTGAAGGCACGGCGCGCCATTTGAGCAGCTTGGGCGGCCGGGTGCTGCTGGCCGACCTGAAGGTCGAAGCCGGCCAGGCGCTGGCAGCCGAAATCGGGGCCGAATTCATGCCCTGCGATGTATCGAGCGAGGCCGACGGCCAGGCGGTGGTGCAGCGCGCCTGCGAGCTGGGCTACTTGGCGGGCTTGGTCAACTGCGCCGGCATCGCTGCAGCCGAAAAAACCGTGGGCAAAAACGGGCCGCACGAATTGGCGCTGTTTGCCAAAACGCTGCAAGTCAACCTGCTGGGCAGCTTCAACATGATCCGCCTGGCCGCCGCCGCCATGAGCCGCAACGCGCCCGAGCCCAGTGGTGAGCGCGGGGTCTTGATCTCTACCGCATCGGTCGCCGCCTACGACGGCCAGATCGGGCAAGCCGCCTACGCCGCCTCCAAAGGCGGGGTGGTGGGCATGACGCTGCCGATCGCGCGCGACCTGGCGCGCAACGGCATCCGCAACATGACGATCGCCCCCGGTATTTTCGGCACTCCGATGCTCTTTGGCATGCCACAAGAGGTGCAAGACGCGCTCGCTGCCAGCGTGCCCTTCCCCTCGCGCCTAGGCCGGCCGCTGGACTACGCCCGGCTGGTGCAGCACATCATCGAAAACGAAATGCTCAACGGCGAAGTGATCCGCCTCGACGGCGCGATCCGGCTGCCGCCGCGCTAA